The segment aacgtctgtattatataagataagataagacttgtGACTTGTCAATATGCTTTTCTTCATGTTCAGCTTTGGCGATCCTGCCTTGAAGGCCGATGTCGCCGATGATAGATGTATCACAAGGCAACAAAGCTTTTCCAGGCATTCGGCCTCTGACTTTCTCGCTCGGAGAAAGCGTAGAAAGATTGGGAGGGGGcgaaaactaattttaaaaaaaaatgagcttcCACTTGGCATCAATTTCACGtgtcttgtatttttgaaattggtgctattatagatctaatatagacgTCTACATAGattcttaaaacaaaaatagatctatactttttttttaaccccacCACCACCAAAAGTTCAAAAGACATCAATAAATATTCATTCTACTAATAAAAATTCATCCTACAACTCTAGATCTCGAAGCTCTTTCCCAAATTGacatactctagatctagatcttatctaatcttgtagcgcttatcttataaaatactataCAGCtttacgtaatcatcttcttttttgaattaacgtctgtattatataagataagattaccaGGCCCTGTTTGTCCGTCACAAATTATTGTACTGAggataggttgtttttttttgtttttttttttttttggcagatTTTGATCTAGGCATCTTACGACTCAACAAAAGTTGACAAACTACTGGGTCTGGGATTTTGTGTCTGTGATTTTGTGTCTGTATAGTCTAATCATAATTTATAAGAATAataagatatatttaaaaaaaaaaatgatgcgaATGTTTTATTGAGAAATCGAAAATGGCGAACGATATCCTAGCCAGCTatgtagttgtaaaaatggcTGCCACCACAACGAAGAGCTTTGTTAACTGTTGCAGGCTTATTCGCATATCTTCATTCAGCATCATATTTCTTAGTACTATTAGCTATGGTGCCACGCcatataaatatttctcaaCCAAAACGCCGTACGAATGGGTTCATAAACCATCGGAAACTGTAACCGATGAGTTGTATTATCTAAAAGAACTGCAAGGTAAATCATGCACTGCAGTTCACACCAGTGCTGTCATTCGTCATGGAGCTAGATTTCCAGGACTGGAAGACGTTTTAGAAATTTCGAGAATCCATGAAAAAATCATAAATGTTTTAGAGCCCTACGATCATCCAACCCTTTACAACTGGGTGAACAGATTTCCATCCAACAATAACAAAGAACTTTCTCAGCTTGGAGAAGATGAGCAGGAAAGGTTAGGGCAAAGAATCGCTCAGAAATTGTCTACCTTGTTTAAAGATGAAGACCTGAGTGATTTTAGATTTATTATATCCAGCCAACAAAGAACAAATCAAAGTGCATCTGCCTTTTATGAAGGATTTATAAATGTAATACTGTCAGAGGAAGATGTAGAAGATGAAATTGATTCAGAAGTCAGTGATGATTTATTGAGATTTTTCAATTTGTGTGCTAAATATGTTTACAGTGTTGAGAAGAATAAAACTGCTCATAAAGAATATTATGACTTTCTGTCCAGCGAACATGTGgtcaaaataaagaataaagttcatcaaaagctggGTATTACTGATGACCTTTTAACTACTGGTACGTTAGTTGTTTAACAAGAGATATTTTACTAGAaatccaatatatatatatatttatttattaaaattcctTACCAAACCTCAAAACCAGTATTTTATAACTTGTTGATGCACATAACTGATCTGGTTTTTATCTACAGCTGATGTACGACTGATTTATTTAGTGTGTGGTTATGAAACTGCTGCTTTCAAATCTTCCCCTTGGTGCTCATTACTGGATGAGAATGACTTGAAGATATTGGAGTATGTTGGTGACTTGAAGGTACATCAAGTATTTATAATACATTTAGATTTGTACTTCTTAATGGATGACTCTTTGACACAGCTAACACTCTGGACAGATCTCACAGCTACAGGATTACTAATAAAGATAGAATCCACTGTAAAGTAAGGCATTTCTAGAAAGCTTTCTTTctaatgggaaaaaaatgttgttttttttctgttcggTCTCTAGCATTAGTCTTTAACTTAAATTG is part of the Biomphalaria glabrata chromosome 2, xgBioGlab47.1, whole genome shotgun sequence genome and harbors:
- the LOC106058145 gene encoding multiple inositol polyphosphate phosphatase 1-like; translated protein: MAATTTKSFVNCCRLIRISSFSIIFLSTISYGATPYKYFSTKTPYEWVHKPSETVTDELYYLKELQGKSCTAVHTSAVIRHGARFPGLEDVLEISRIHEKIINVLEPYDHPTLYNWVNRFPSNNNKELSQLGEDEQERLGQRIAQKLSTLFKDEDLSDFRFIISSQQRTNQSASAFYEGFINVILSEEDVEDEIDSEVSDDLLRFFNLCAKYVYSVEKNKTAHKEYYDFLSSEHVVKIKNKVHQKLGITDDLLTTADVRLIYLVCGYETAAFKSSPWCSLLDENDLKILEYVGDLKHYYKNGYGFDITCQQSCPLVSEIFLTMDEVLTDIESMDSEEATEGLSFTKGQFFFGHAETLGPLYCALGLFNDSMPLKANNYEQHGHRSFLTSNILPFSANLMFVLYECFSDEFQETDEVDEVEYYLKLFVNEKPHQIPGCPELFCPYRAVRERYSSLVDHCDFKQICKRKPAKDEL